A window of Gouania willdenowi chromosome 12, fGouWil2.1, whole genome shotgun sequence contains these coding sequences:
- the LOC114473038 gene encoding leucine-rich repeat transmembrane neuronal protein 4-like has protein sequence MLDGGPQSPQSPQSTLNQWLLSREDRGANMGPSLCEGRLVHLFFSLLLLLQPLLLFSYNERTCPNSCRCEGKTVHCDTSGFLDVPENISVGCQGLSLRYNELHTLLPYQFAHLSQLLWIYLDHNQISAVDSRAFQGVRRLKELILSSNRITTLHNSTFHGIPNLRSLDLSYNKLETLQPGQFHGLRKLQNLHLRSNGLSNIPIRAFLECRSLEFLDLGYNRIKALTRTTFLGLQKLMELHLEHNQFSRINFFLFPRLANLRSLYLQWNRIRVVNQGLPWNWYTLQKLDLSGNEIQMLDPAVFHCLPNLQVLNLESNRLSNVSQEAVTAWISLTSISLAGNTWDCGTGICPLVAWLRNFRGSKDTTMICSSPKFLQGEKILEVTRHHGICEENDYILTETPSPTPELISEATAEPTFAPASGSPPLPPIINTFGPLPPFRPQPIPRPTHPGHMSKNPRDSVVRARPTHAPPPQMEHMTLHKVVVGSVALFFTMSLIMTVIYVLWRRYPGATRLLQQQSVGRKRRKKSPEPEQNLSSQLQEYYMSYNPAATPEALEVLGNGSCTCTISGSRECESDYTCSRPLPSAWLGDVPGIR, from the coding sequence GTCCGTCGTTGTGTGAAGGACGTCTGGTGCATCTTTTCTTCTCTCTGCTCCTCCTCTTACAGCCTCTGCTCTTATTCAGCTACAACGAGCGCACTTGTCCCAACAGCTGCCGATGCGAGGGAAAAACGGTCCACTGCGACACTTCTGGGTTCCTAGACGTCCCAGAAAACATCTCTGTGGGCTGCCAGGGTCTCTCTCTGCGCTACAACGAGCTTCACACCCTCCTCCCGTATCAGTTCGCCCACCTCAGCCAACTTCTGTGGATATATTTGGACCATAATCAGATCTCAGCTGTTGACAGTCGAGCGTTCCAGGGCGTGCGGAGGCTCAAAGAGCTGATACTGAGTTCCAACAGAATCACAACACTTCACAATTCAACCTTTCATGGAATTCCCAACCTGAGGAGCTTAGATTTGTCCTATAACAAGTTGGAGACGCTGCAGCCGGGTCAGTTTCATGGTTTACGCAAACTCCAGAACCTTCACCTGCGCTCCAACGGTCTCTCCAACATCCCGATCCGAGCTTTCCTGGAGTGTCGGAGTCTGGAGTTTTTAGATTTGGGTTACAATCGAATCAAAGCTCTGACCCGCACCACTTTTTTGGGTTTACAGAAACTGATGGAGCTGCATCTGGAGCACAACCAGTTTTCACGGATCAACTTTTTCCTTTTCCCACGTTTGGCCAACCTCAGGTCTCTTTATCTGCAGTGGAATCGCATCAGGGTGGTCAACCAAGGCCTTCCGTGGAATTGGTACACACTCCAAAAACTTGACCTGTCTGGGAATGAGATCCAGATGCTAGATCCAGCTGTTTTTCACTGTTTGCCAAATCTTCAAGTCCTGAATCTGGAGTCTAACCGGTTGTCCAACGTGTCTCAGGAGGCCGTCACCGCGTGGATCTCACTGACGTCCATCAGCCTGGCTGGAAACACGTGGGACTGCGGGACGGGGATTTGTCCGCTGGTCGCTTGGTTGAGGAATTTCCGTGGCAGTAAAGACACGACCATGATCTGCAGCAGCCCAAAGTTCCTCCAGGGGGAGAAGATTCTGGAAGTGACCAGGCACCACGGCATTTGTGAGGAAAACGATTACATTTTGACTGAAACTCCATCTCCGACGCCGGAGCTCATTTCAGAAGCGACCGCTGAACCTACGTTTGCCCCGGCTAGCGGCTCCCCCCCTCTCCCCCCCATAATCAACACTTTTGGACCTCTTCCACCGTTCAGACCCCAACCGATCCCTCGCCCTACTCACCCTGGACACATGAGCAAAAACCCCAGAGACTCCGTGGTTCGCGCTCGACCCACCCACGCCCCACCCCCACAAATGGAACACATGACTTTGCACAAGGTGGTGGTGGGCAGCGTGGCGCTCTTCTTCACCATGTCTCTGATCATGACGGTGATCTACGTGCTATGGCGCCGCTACCCCGGCGCCACACGGCTACTGCAGCAGCAGTCGGTGGGCAGGAAGCGGCGTAAAAAGAGTCCAGAACCCGAGCAGAACCTCAGCTCTCAGCTCCAGGAGTATTACATGAGTTACAACCCCGCGGCCACGCCCGAGGCCCTGGAGGTGCTCGGCAACGGCTCCTGCACGTGCACAATCTCTGGCTCCAGGGAGTGTGAG